A genomic stretch from Anaerolinea thermophila UNI-1 includes:
- a CDS encoding ferritin-like domain-containing protein, whose protein sequence is MDKETLIAHLNEDLAGELGAIIQYITYAAKASGPFRPQLAQFFLAEVPDEQLHAQFLANKIVALGGEPTTTPRPVPPARNNREMLEAVLEAERKARADYTRRAEEAEAFGDKGLAVQLENMVLDESNHAEETERILREWHL, encoded by the coding sequence ATGGATAAAGAAACCTTAATTGCTCACCTGAATGAAGACCTGGCTGGCGAACTTGGAGCCATCATTCAGTACATCACCTACGCCGCCAAAGCCAGTGGACCGTTCCGCCCGCAACTGGCGCAGTTTTTCCTTGCCGAGGTGCCCGATGAGCAACTGCACGCGCAGTTCCTTGCCAACAAAATTGTAGCCCTGGGCGGGGAACCGACCACTACCCCCCGCCCGGTACCGCCTGCGCGCAATAACCGCGAAATGCTGGAAGCCGTGCTGGAAGCCGAGCGCAAAGCCCGCGCCGATTACACCCGCCGCGCCGAAGAAGCCGAAGCCTTTGGCGACAAAGGCTTAGCCGTGCAGTTGGAGAACATGGTGCTGGACGAGAGCAATCACGCCGAAGAAACCGAGCGCATTCTGCGTGAGTGGCATCTCTAA
- the mscL gene encoding large conductance mechanosensitive channel protein MscL has product MWKEFKEFALRGNVIDLAVGIIIGGAFGKVVSSLVNDIIMPPIGLLLGKINFSDLFLDLSGTHPASLSAARDAGVPVLAYGSFIQSLVDFLIVAFAIFLLVRAVNRLRVLKPEPAAPPAEPTTKECPYCLSTIPIKATRCPHCTSQL; this is encoded by the coding sequence ATGTGGAAAGAGTTCAAAGAGTTTGCTCTGCGCGGTAATGTGATTGATCTGGCTGTGGGTATCATCATCGGTGGGGCATTTGGCAAAGTGGTCAGTTCACTGGTCAACGACATCATCATGCCGCCCATAGGACTGCTTCTGGGGAAGATTAATTTCTCCGACCTGTTCCTGGATTTGTCCGGCACTCATCCTGCCTCATTAAGCGCCGCCCGGGATGCCGGCGTGCCGGTGCTGGCGTACGGCAGTTTCATCCAATCGCTGGTGGATTTTCTCATCGTTGCCTTTGCTATCTTTCTGCTGGTTCGAGCAGTGAACCGTTTACGTGTGCTGAAACCGGAACCTGCCGCTCCGCCGGCAGAGCCAACCACCAAAGAATGTCCGTACTGTCTCTCCACCATTCCCATCAAAGCCACCCGCTGTCCACATTGCACTTCGCAGTTATAA
- a CDS encoding D-alanine--D-alanine ligase family protein, whose protein sequence is MDTTIFIQEELDPDPEKPPSSRPRPARPWRVAVIANVKGETALPIQAPPDAGAEFDRKETIEAIQSAIESDGHTTRFLSADHTLLDSLREYQPDICFNIAEGIIGDAREAQVPALLEMLGIPYTASRVLANALGLDKTMTKRIWRNLGIPTASFQEFITGDEPLEADLSFPLFVKPAREGTGMGMDEGSIVYNENQLRRRVKWVIEAYHQPALVETYLPGREFTVGVLGRADARRWSPKPHLYRADGFHRFPILEVDNSNTVTPGVYGYAAKTLHPGEEGVPGFICPAQVEPDLAEKLWTLAIRAHNAIGALDVSRVDVRLDAHGNPRLLEINTLPGLTPGFSDLCVIAQAEGLSYRDLILEILYLGASRWGLLEEAPQAIHVPLQAHHHTFQPAPMIFK, encoded by the coding sequence ATGGATACCACAATTTTCATCCAGGAAGAATTGGATCCCGACCCGGAAAAGCCTCCAAGTAGCCGTCCGCGACCGGCACGCCCCTGGCGAGTGGCAGTGATCGCGAACGTGAAGGGGGAAACTGCGTTGCCGATCCAAGCCCCTCCCGACGCCGGCGCGGAATTCGACCGCAAAGAAACCATCGAAGCCATTCAATCAGCCATCGAAAGTGACGGACATACCACCCGCTTTCTCTCCGCCGACCATACGCTTTTAGACAGTTTGCGCGAATATCAGCCGGATATTTGCTTCAATATCGCCGAAGGCATCATCGGCGATGCCCGCGAAGCGCAGGTTCCTGCCCTACTGGAGATGCTGGGCATTCCTTACACCGCCTCGCGAGTACTTGCTAATGCCTTGGGGTTGGACAAAACCATGACCAAGCGCATCTGGCGCAATCTGGGCATTCCCACCGCGTCCTTCCAGGAATTTATCACTGGCGACGAACCGCTGGAAGCGGATCTATCCTTCCCGCTGTTCGTTAAACCCGCCCGCGAAGGCACCGGCATGGGCATGGATGAAGGCTCGATTGTTTACAATGAAAACCAACTGCGCCGACGAGTGAAGTGGGTGATTGAAGCCTATCATCAACCGGCGCTGGTAGAAACCTACCTGCCCGGACGGGAATTTACCGTGGGGGTGCTGGGACGCGCCGATGCCCGCCGCTGGTCGCCTAAACCGCATCTGTACCGTGCCGACGGCTTTCACCGCTTCCCCATTCTGGAAGTGGACAACAGCAACACGGTCACCCCAGGGGTGTACGGCTACGCCGCCAAAACACTGCACCCCGGCGAAGAAGGTGTGCCCGGCTTTATCTGCCCGGCGCAGGTAGAGCCAGACCTGGCAGAGAAATTATGGACGCTGGCAATCCGCGCCCATAACGCCATCGGCGCGCTGGATGTTTCCCGCGTGGATGTTCGTCTGGACGCCCACGGCAACCCCCGCCTGCTGGAGATCAACACCCTGCCCGGTCTAACCCCCGGCTTCAGCGACCTTTGTGTGATTGCTCAGGCAGAAGGGCTTTCGTACCGCGATTTAATTCTGGAAATCCTCTATCTGGGCGCATCCCGCTGGGGATTACTGGAAGAGGCTCCCCAGGCAATTCATGTGCCTCTGCAGGCGCATCACCACACCTTCCAGCCGGCGCCGATGATTTTCAAGTAA